A window of the Phragmites australis chromosome 20, lpPhrAust1.1, whole genome shotgun sequence genome harbors these coding sequences:
- the LOC133901671 gene encoding protein VACUOLELESS GAMETOPHYTES-like, with protein sequence MSRCMSMNSRKLSGKLPSEDVPETSEHDKPEDDGEIVHFSHPEHRLARFDFPYLFMCMGCKEYGAGRRFMCQTCGFQLHEFCALAPPSLHDHPFHPKHQHLLFFVKPGGFLRCKCDICGKSVKGFSFRCASCSFDMHPCCAAMTRRMELPVHEHPLLLAPALEGSETSFVCQVCRRTKRSGHVYQCLPCGYYLHAKCSKDMVNGLYVHGIVPPEKRNALATAAKVTVNALFEVIGGLIEGIGEGIGEAFVENIGRSRRSFR encoded by the exons ATGAGCAGGTGCATGTCCATGAACTCAAGAAAGCTCAGCGGCAAGCTGCCATCTGAAGATGTTCCTGAAACGAGCGAGCACGACAAGCCGGAGGATGACGGCGAGATCGTCCATTTCAGCCACCCGGAGCACCGGCTGGCCCGGTTCGACTTCCCGTACCTGTTCATGTGCATGGGGTGCAAAGAGTACGGCGCCGGGAGGAGGTTCATGTGCCAGACCTGCGGCTTCCAGCTGCACGAGTTCTGCGCGCTGGCTCCGCCGTCGCTCCACGACCACCCGTTCCACCCCAAGCATCAGCACCTCCTCTTCTTCGTGAAACCAG GTGGCTTTCTTCGGTGCAAATGCGACATCTGCGGCAAGTCCGTGAAGGGCTTCTCCTTCCGGTGCGCGTCGTGCAGCTTCGACATGCACCCGTGTTGCGCGGCGATGACCCGGCGGATGGAGCTTCCCGTGCACGAGCACCCGCTGCTCCTCGCGCCGGCGCTGGAAGGCTCGGAGACGAGCTTCGTGTGCCAGGTCTGCCGGAGGACGAAGCGGTCGGGCCACGTCTACCAGTGCCTGCCCTGCGGGTACTACCTCCACGCCAAGTGCTCCAAGGACATGGTGAACGGGCTGTACGTGCACGGCATCGTGCCGCCGGAGAAGAGGAACGCGCTGGCGACAGCGGCCAAGGTCACCGTGAACGCGCTGTTCGAGGTCATCGGCGGCCTGATCGAGGGGATCGGGGAGGGGATCGGCGAGGCCTTCGTCGAGAACATTGGGAGAAGCAGAAGAAGCTTCAGATGA
- the LOC133902505 gene encoding uncharacterized protein LOC133902505 isoform X2 has protein sequence MTAEGTACNGAGEAPKAEFAAEKVAAASPEEKATGEREGEGEDVGGPFVIVNGDSDGLSDRGSDLSARPDEDSPSEEEDVPDSNAGPGSAVGGDHAAPGVGEGASDAALSVSSADGRDRASTEPEGGADEGKGEPSADSVAEVVQQEAAGEEQGVADALAASGSDRAVTGADSDAPAMDSEVDGKEGTMEESPAATDVAELVVHEAASAEQDGEDAAAEACGHSDALTYIESDSAAMESEICGEEIKGEHSAADVVELVEQGTSGAGALMANGHLCSDSRDDSSETVTEHESHADESKLEQNATAVAELVEQDAACGEQDGADALQTNEHIHVAMSAESCIVASESKVHANEMKGQESDQQEEGAPTIEAEVLEGVLEAAGRNCAGSVEEPIEVDASGEPEAMIESVECEATCGILQLEDKMDKDGEGSSCDDCTAGFACSNEEVELPMEDGINEAVPDVDELEEVTDNASQEIVQGDGLVKDGVSIGMLHSLKSESGPSVESNQEQKVQVEVSTGDEITSESELKADSVVEVNTAAPLLSQQKCDSAVETVEHVQLEAPAVGQANDIVNDVAEAEPQKEVAIDVDGVPLQAPAASAASTFHNEPRPIDLVGSDSFKYSSPATQLESCDHVHTEDSRSREIYDTTVDQLVSDASLECGTAVADEAELTSETGDESLEKPSDTAANQGVPVALNVDKLVVIHDDQPSSATGYGSAEFDKAGDISNKEESSDIVGDSKSYEDKSEIFNESATCDECSSRIGNEGSSTINEETHKDICSENVKASTKSSDEVETKGMEEHKDDDKHACHEETKIVEDSIELHGDLDNNNTGDAQVIGQQKVYIIKVPRFAGEDLWAKTQNAYAHLDQLTQERDAINIRKQKQKAVCDQYREKLEAACREEREARAAHGDKKNDLNSVRSMIGKLNQANSVEEINESIATKEKIMHHETISLKEEKLLLKDINDLKARRKQLYSDMGSQTEINEAFDQKDHIHERHKTLKKDSDVLFTNLKSLEENTRKIQKSFDDERIVLRKLNEEYRSANEMRQKAYRDWSELKAEPFKKNQYFFMYKDDRKIADDYKSSGDMYGLQLYCNNQIERVMEIWKKNEDFRKQYVEANKVSTLRRLETHDGRRLGPDEDPPVIPSRRSSNPSSSTVSRPDVPISALEAAPVLPPVSAPVKEDSLPVLPPPQISKRAKSKASDTSTQNEKTAVSVSEREVVKQTEQTEKEKARLMEEELELARKAEELARREEKLREERAAAEKERLRLEQKAKAKEAEERKRRKAEKAQERAEFKARKEAEMKEKKKTKKDKKKGATPGDSTSAVGDNSAMAMATIDTGISENPREAEVSQQTVHKRISRPAAAIKQLNRVQPMPAPLRNRGKRKMRQYILFAAAVLSVLALFVAGNYIPRLSSLKSLHF, from the exons ATGACGGCCGAGGGGACCGCGTGCAACGGCGCCGGCGAGGCGCCGAAGGCGGAATTCGCTGCGGAGAAGGTGGCTGCCGCGTCGCCGGAGGAGaaggcgacgggggagcgcgagggcgagggcgaggacGTCGGCGGCCCCTTCGTGATCGTGAACGGCGACTCCGACGGCCTCTCCGACCGGGGCTCAGATCTGAGCGCCAGGCCCGACGAAGATTCGCcctccgaggaggaggacgtgCCTGACTCCAATGCTGGTCCGGGCTCGGCCGTGGGCGGAGATCACGCGGCCCCGGGTGTGGGAGAGGGCGCTTCGGACGCGGCACTCAGCGTTTCGTCGGCGGACGGGCGTGATCGCGCATCTACGGAGCCTGAGGGTGGTGCGGATGAGGGCAAAGGTGAGCCAAGTGCCGATTCTGTTGCGGAAGTGGTGCAACAGGAGGCCGCCGGTGAAGAGCAGGGTGTGGCAGACGCTCTGGCGGCCAGTGGGAGCGACCGTGCTGTCACCGGTGCTGATTCTGATGCTCCTGCTATGGATTCCGAAGTTGACGGCAAGGAGGGCACAATGGAAGAAAGTCCTGCTGCTACTGATGTTGCTGAATTGGTGGTGCACGAGGCAGCTAGTGCAGAACAGGATGGAGAGGATGCTGCTGCGGAGGCCTGTGGGCATAGTGATGCCCTAACGTATATTGAGTCTGATTCTGCTGCCATGGAGTCTGAGATCTGTGGTGAGGAGATTAAAGGAGAACATAGTGCTGCTGATGTTGTGGAGCTGGTGGAGCAGGGTACAAGTGGAGCAGGTGCTTTGATGGCCAATGGTCATCTTTGTTCTGACTCGAGGGATGATTCATCTGAAACTGTTACTGAGCATGAAAGTCATGCTGATGAGAGCAAACTGGAACAGAATGCCACTGCAGTCGCTGAATTGGTGGAGCAGGATGCTGCCTGTGGAGAACAGGATGGTGCGGATGCATTGCAAACCAATGAGCATATTCATGTTGCCATGAGTGCTGAATCTTGTATAGTTGCTTCTGAGTCCAAGGTTCATGCCAATGAGATGAAAGGGCAAGAAAGTGATCAGCAAGAGGAGGGAGCACCAACGATTGAGGCTGAAGTATTGGAGGGAGTGCTAGAAGCAGCTGGCAGAAATTGCGCAGGTAGTGTTGAGGAGCCCATAGAAGTGGATGCTTCTGGGGAGCCAGAAGCCATGATTGAGAGCGTAGAATGTGAAGCCACCTGTGGTATTCTTCAATTGGAAGATAAAATGGACAAGGATGGTGAAGGGAGTTCGTGTGATGACTGCACAGCTGGTTTTGCTTGCTCTAATGAGGAAGTAGAGCTTCCTATGGAAGATGGAATAAATGAAGCTGTCCCTGATGTTGATGAGCTGGAGGAAGTAACTGATAATGCAAGCCAAGAGATAGTGCAAGGTGATGGATTGGTCAAGGATGGGGTTTCTATTGGTATGCTACATTCTTTGAAATCAGAATCTGGTCCATCTGTTGAATCAAATCAGGAACAGAAAGTCCAGGTAGAAGTTTCtacaggtgatgaaatcacatcAGAGTCAGAATTGAAGGCTGACAGTGTGGTTGAAGTGAACACAGCAGCTCCTTTGCTCTCTCAGCAGAAATGTGATTCTGCTGTGGAAACTGTAGAGCATGTGCAGTTAGAAGCACCCGCTGTTGGTCAAGCCAATGACATTGTGAATGATgtagcagaagcagaaccaCAGAAAGAGGTTGCGATAGATGTTGATGGTGTTCCACTGCAAGCACCTGCAGCTtctgcagcctctactttccATAATGAGCCGAGGCCCATTGATTTGGTTGGCAGTGATAGCTTCAAGTATTCTAGCCCGGCAACTCAGTTGGAATCTTGTGACCACGTACACACTGAAGACAGCAGATCCCGAGAAATATATGACACCACTGTTGATCAACTTGTATCTGATGCTTCTCTGGAATGTGGTACTGCTGTGGCTGACGAAGCTGAACTCACTTCTGAAACAGGAGATGAATCTCTAGAGAAACCAAGTGACACTGCTGCTAATCAAGGTGTACCTGTCGCCTTGAATGTAGATAAGCTCGTTGTGATTCATGATGATCAGCCCTCTTCCGCTACAGGGTATGGATCTGCTGAGTTTGATAAAGCTGGAGACATTTCCAATAAGGAAGAATCTAGTGATATTGTTGGAGATAGCAAATCATATGAAGACAAATCAGAAATTTTCAATGAATCTGCTACGTGTGATGAGTGTTCCTCCAGAATTGGAAACGAAGGTTCCTCTACAATTAATGAGGAGACACACAAAGATATCTGTTCTGAAAATGTGAAGGCGTCTACTAAATCTTCTGATGAGGTTGAAACCAAAGGCATGGAAG AACACAAGGATGATGACAAACATGCATGTCATGAAGAGACAAAGATTGTCGAGGATTCCATTGAGTTGCATGGAGATCTGGATAACAATAATACAGGAGATGCACAGGTTATTGGGCAACAGAAGGTATACATAATAAAAGTCCCAAGATTTGCGGGTGAAGATCTCTGGGCTAAGACACAGAATGCGTATGCGCATTTGGATCAACTGACCCAGGAAAGAGATGCAATTAATATTCGTAAGCAAAAGCAAAAG GCTGTATGCGATCAATACAGGGAGAAACTAGAGGCAGCATGTCGAGAAGAGAGGGAAGCTAGGGCTGCCCATGGAGATAAGAAGAATGATTTAAATAGTGTACGATCAATGATTGGGAAATTGAACCAAGCAAATTCagttgaagaaatcaatgaGTCG ATTGCGACAAAAGAGAAGATTATGCATCATGAGACCATTTCTTTGAAAGAAGAAAAGCTTTTACTTAAAGATATTAATGATCTTAAAGCACGACGGAAGCAATTGTACTCGGATATGGGATCACAGACTGAAATCAATGAGGCATTTGACCAAAAAGATCATATTCATGAGCGGCATAAG ACATTGAAGAAGGATTCTGATGTTTTATTTACCAACCTGAAATCCCTAGAAGAAAACacaagaaagattcaaaaatcttTTGACGATGAAAGAATAGTTCTCAGAAAATTAAATGAGGAATACCGATCTGCTAATGAAATGCGTCAAAAGGCCTACAGGGACTGGTCTGAGCTTAAAGCAGAACCCTTCAAGAAG AACCAGTACTTTTTCATGTACAAGGATGACCGCAAGATTGCAGATGATTACAAATCTTCTGGTGATATGTATGGGCTTCAGTTATACTGTAATAATCAG atCGAGAGAGTTATGGaaatatggaaaaaaaatgagGACTTCCGCAAGCAGTATGTTGAAGCAAACAAGGTTAGCACACTAAGGAGACTAGAGACTCATGATGGACGAAGACTTGGCCCTGATGAGGATCCTCCAGTCATTCCAAGCAGAAGATCAAGCAATCCATCTTCATCGACTGTTTCAAGGCCGGATGTGCCCATTTCAGCTTTAGAAGCAGCACCTGTATTGCCTCCAGTTTCAGCCCCTGTCAAAGAGGACTCTCTTCCTGTTTTGCCACCCCCCCAGATCAGTAAGCGCGCCAAATCGAAGGCATCTGATACCTCCACCCAGAATGAGAAAACTGCTGTTAGTGTGTCAGAGAGAGAAGTTGTAAAACAAACCGAACAAACTGAAAAGGAAAAGGCTCGTCTAATGGAGGAAGAATTGGAGTTAGCAAGGAAGGCAGAGGAATTGGCCCGAAGGGAGGAGAAATTAAGAGAAGAGAGGGCTGCAGCTGAAAAGGAGCGGCTCCGGTTGGAGCAGAAGGCCAAAGCTAAGGAGGctgaggagaggaagaggcggAAAGCAGAGAAGGCCCAGGAAAGAGCTGAATTCAAAGCACGGAAGGAAGCTGAGATGAAGGAAAAG aagaaaacaaagaaagatAAAAAGAAAGGCGCAACACCAGGAGACTCAACAAGTGCAGTTGGTGACAACAGCGCTATGGCCATGGCTACAATAGATACAGGCATATCTGAGAACCCAAGGGAAGCTGAAGTTTCTCAACAGACAGTCCATAAGAGGATATCTAGACCAGCAGCGGCAATTAAGCAGCTGAACAGGGTACAGCCCATGCCAGCGCCCCTTCGTAACAGGGGCAAAAGGAAGATGCGGCAATACATTCTGTTTGCTGCGGCCGTGCTATCGGTGCTCGCATTATTTGTGGCAGGCAACTACATTCCCAGATTGAGCTCATTGAAGTCACTTCACTTCTAA
- the LOC133902505 gene encoding uncharacterized protein LOC133902505 isoform X1 produces MTAEGTACNGAGEAPKAEFAAEKVAAASPEEKATGEREGEGEDVGGPFVIVNGDSDGLSDRGSDLSARPDEDSPSEEEDVPDSNAGPGSAVGGDHAAPGVGEGASDAALSVSSADGRDRASTEPEGGADEGKGEPSADSVAEVVQQEAAGEEQGVADALAASGSDRAVTGADSDAPAMDSEVDGKEGTMEESPAATDVAELVVHEAASAEQDGEDAAAEACGHSDALTYIESDSAAMESEICGEEIKGEHSAADVVELVEQGTSGAGALMANGHLCSDSRDDSSETVTEHESHADESKLEQNATAVAELVEQDAACGEQDGADALQTNEHIHVAMSAESCIVASESKVHANEMKGQESDQQEEGAPTIEAEVLEGVLEAAGRNCAGSVEEPIEVDASGEPEAMIESVECEATCGILQLEDKMDKDGEGSSCDDCTAGFACSNEEVELPMEDGINEAVPDVDELEEVTDNASQEIVQGDGLVKDGVSIGMLHSLKSESGPSVESNQEQKVQVEVSTGDEITSESELKADSVVEVNTAAPLLSQQKCDSAVETVEHVQLEAPAVGQANDIVNDVAEAEPQKEVAIDVDGVPLQAPAASAASTFHNEPRPIDLVGSDSFKYSSPATQLESCDHVHTEDSRSREIYDTTVDQLVSDASLECGTAVADEAELTSETGDESLEKPSDTAANQGVPVALNVDKLVVIHDDQPSSATGYGSAEFDKAGDISNKEESSDIVGDSKSYEDKSEIFNESATCDECSSRIGNEGSSTINEETHKDICSENVKASTKSSDEVETKGMEALEHSSVDMVIPANLAEHKDDDKHACHEETKIVEDSIELHGDLDNNNTGDAQVIGQQKVYIIKVPRFAGEDLWAKTQNAYAHLDQLTQERDAINIRKQKQKAVCDQYREKLEAACREEREARAAHGDKKNDLNSVRSMIGKLNQANSVEEINESIATKEKIMHHETISLKEEKLLLKDINDLKARRKQLYSDMGSQTEINEAFDQKDHIHERHKTLKKDSDVLFTNLKSLEENTRKIQKSFDDERIVLRKLNEEYRSANEMRQKAYRDWSELKAEPFKKNQYFFMYKDDRKIADDYKSSGDMYGLQLYCNNQIERVMEIWKKNEDFRKQYVEANKVSTLRRLETHDGRRLGPDEDPPVIPSRRSSNPSSSTVSRPDVPISALEAAPVLPPVSAPVKEDSLPVLPPPQISKRAKSKASDTSTQNEKTAVSVSEREVVKQTEQTEKEKARLMEEELELARKAEELARREEKLREERAAAEKERLRLEQKAKAKEAEERKRRKAEKAQERAEFKARKEAEMKEKKKTKKDKKKGATPGDSTSAVGDNSAMAMATIDTGISENPREAEVSQQTVHKRISRPAAAIKQLNRVQPMPAPLRNRGKRKMRQYILFAAAVLSVLALFVAGNYIPRLSSLKSLHF; encoded by the exons ATGACGGCCGAGGGGACCGCGTGCAACGGCGCCGGCGAGGCGCCGAAGGCGGAATTCGCTGCGGAGAAGGTGGCTGCCGCGTCGCCGGAGGAGaaggcgacgggggagcgcgagggcgagggcgaggacGTCGGCGGCCCCTTCGTGATCGTGAACGGCGACTCCGACGGCCTCTCCGACCGGGGCTCAGATCTGAGCGCCAGGCCCGACGAAGATTCGCcctccgaggaggaggacgtgCCTGACTCCAATGCTGGTCCGGGCTCGGCCGTGGGCGGAGATCACGCGGCCCCGGGTGTGGGAGAGGGCGCTTCGGACGCGGCACTCAGCGTTTCGTCGGCGGACGGGCGTGATCGCGCATCTACGGAGCCTGAGGGTGGTGCGGATGAGGGCAAAGGTGAGCCAAGTGCCGATTCTGTTGCGGAAGTGGTGCAACAGGAGGCCGCCGGTGAAGAGCAGGGTGTGGCAGACGCTCTGGCGGCCAGTGGGAGCGACCGTGCTGTCACCGGTGCTGATTCTGATGCTCCTGCTATGGATTCCGAAGTTGACGGCAAGGAGGGCACAATGGAAGAAAGTCCTGCTGCTACTGATGTTGCTGAATTGGTGGTGCACGAGGCAGCTAGTGCAGAACAGGATGGAGAGGATGCTGCTGCGGAGGCCTGTGGGCATAGTGATGCCCTAACGTATATTGAGTCTGATTCTGCTGCCATGGAGTCTGAGATCTGTGGTGAGGAGATTAAAGGAGAACATAGTGCTGCTGATGTTGTGGAGCTGGTGGAGCAGGGTACAAGTGGAGCAGGTGCTTTGATGGCCAATGGTCATCTTTGTTCTGACTCGAGGGATGATTCATCTGAAACTGTTACTGAGCATGAAAGTCATGCTGATGAGAGCAAACTGGAACAGAATGCCACTGCAGTCGCTGAATTGGTGGAGCAGGATGCTGCCTGTGGAGAACAGGATGGTGCGGATGCATTGCAAACCAATGAGCATATTCATGTTGCCATGAGTGCTGAATCTTGTATAGTTGCTTCTGAGTCCAAGGTTCATGCCAATGAGATGAAAGGGCAAGAAAGTGATCAGCAAGAGGAGGGAGCACCAACGATTGAGGCTGAAGTATTGGAGGGAGTGCTAGAAGCAGCTGGCAGAAATTGCGCAGGTAGTGTTGAGGAGCCCATAGAAGTGGATGCTTCTGGGGAGCCAGAAGCCATGATTGAGAGCGTAGAATGTGAAGCCACCTGTGGTATTCTTCAATTGGAAGATAAAATGGACAAGGATGGTGAAGGGAGTTCGTGTGATGACTGCACAGCTGGTTTTGCTTGCTCTAATGAGGAAGTAGAGCTTCCTATGGAAGATGGAATAAATGAAGCTGTCCCTGATGTTGATGAGCTGGAGGAAGTAACTGATAATGCAAGCCAAGAGATAGTGCAAGGTGATGGATTGGTCAAGGATGGGGTTTCTATTGGTATGCTACATTCTTTGAAATCAGAATCTGGTCCATCTGTTGAATCAAATCAGGAACAGAAAGTCCAGGTAGAAGTTTCtacaggtgatgaaatcacatcAGAGTCAGAATTGAAGGCTGACAGTGTGGTTGAAGTGAACACAGCAGCTCCTTTGCTCTCTCAGCAGAAATGTGATTCTGCTGTGGAAACTGTAGAGCATGTGCAGTTAGAAGCACCCGCTGTTGGTCAAGCCAATGACATTGTGAATGATgtagcagaagcagaaccaCAGAAAGAGGTTGCGATAGATGTTGATGGTGTTCCACTGCAAGCACCTGCAGCTtctgcagcctctactttccATAATGAGCCGAGGCCCATTGATTTGGTTGGCAGTGATAGCTTCAAGTATTCTAGCCCGGCAACTCAGTTGGAATCTTGTGACCACGTACACACTGAAGACAGCAGATCCCGAGAAATATATGACACCACTGTTGATCAACTTGTATCTGATGCTTCTCTGGAATGTGGTACTGCTGTGGCTGACGAAGCTGAACTCACTTCTGAAACAGGAGATGAATCTCTAGAGAAACCAAGTGACACTGCTGCTAATCAAGGTGTACCTGTCGCCTTGAATGTAGATAAGCTCGTTGTGATTCATGATGATCAGCCCTCTTCCGCTACAGGGTATGGATCTGCTGAGTTTGATAAAGCTGGAGACATTTCCAATAAGGAAGAATCTAGTGATATTGTTGGAGATAGCAAATCATATGAAGACAAATCAGAAATTTTCAATGAATCTGCTACGTGTGATGAGTGTTCCTCCAGAATTGGAAACGAAGGTTCCTCTACAATTAATGAGGAGACACACAAAGATATCTGTTCTGAAAATGTGAAGGCGTCTACTAAATCTTCTGATGAGGTTGAAACCAAAGGCATGGAAG CATTAGAACATTCATCTGTTGACATGGTTATTCCGGCTAATCTGGCAGAACACAAGGATGATGACAAACATGCATGTCATGAAGAGACAAAGATTGTCGAGGATTCCATTGAGTTGCATGGAGATCTGGATAACAATAATACAGGAGATGCACAGGTTATTGGGCAACAGAAGGTATACATAATAAAAGTCCCAAGATTTGCGGGTGAAGATCTCTGGGCTAAGACACAGAATGCGTATGCGCATTTGGATCAACTGACCCAGGAAAGAGATGCAATTAATATTCGTAAGCAAAAGCAAAAG GCTGTATGCGATCAATACAGGGAGAAACTAGAGGCAGCATGTCGAGAAGAGAGGGAAGCTAGGGCTGCCCATGGAGATAAGAAGAATGATTTAAATAGTGTACGATCAATGATTGGGAAATTGAACCAAGCAAATTCagttgaagaaatcaatgaGTCG ATTGCGACAAAAGAGAAGATTATGCATCATGAGACCATTTCTTTGAAAGAAGAAAAGCTTTTACTTAAAGATATTAATGATCTTAAAGCACGACGGAAGCAATTGTACTCGGATATGGGATCACAGACTGAAATCAATGAGGCATTTGACCAAAAAGATCATATTCATGAGCGGCATAAG ACATTGAAGAAGGATTCTGATGTTTTATTTACCAACCTGAAATCCCTAGAAGAAAACacaagaaagattcaaaaatcttTTGACGATGAAAGAATAGTTCTCAGAAAATTAAATGAGGAATACCGATCTGCTAATGAAATGCGTCAAAAGGCCTACAGGGACTGGTCTGAGCTTAAAGCAGAACCCTTCAAGAAG AACCAGTACTTTTTCATGTACAAGGATGACCGCAAGATTGCAGATGATTACAAATCTTCTGGTGATATGTATGGGCTTCAGTTATACTGTAATAATCAG atCGAGAGAGTTATGGaaatatggaaaaaaaatgagGACTTCCGCAAGCAGTATGTTGAAGCAAACAAGGTTAGCACACTAAGGAGACTAGAGACTCATGATGGACGAAGACTTGGCCCTGATGAGGATCCTCCAGTCATTCCAAGCAGAAGATCAAGCAATCCATCTTCATCGACTGTTTCAAGGCCGGATGTGCCCATTTCAGCTTTAGAAGCAGCACCTGTATTGCCTCCAGTTTCAGCCCCTGTCAAAGAGGACTCTCTTCCTGTTTTGCCACCCCCCCAGATCAGTAAGCGCGCCAAATCGAAGGCATCTGATACCTCCACCCAGAATGAGAAAACTGCTGTTAGTGTGTCAGAGAGAGAAGTTGTAAAACAAACCGAACAAACTGAAAAGGAAAAGGCTCGTCTAATGGAGGAAGAATTGGAGTTAGCAAGGAAGGCAGAGGAATTGGCCCGAAGGGAGGAGAAATTAAGAGAAGAGAGGGCTGCAGCTGAAAAGGAGCGGCTCCGGTTGGAGCAGAAGGCCAAAGCTAAGGAGGctgaggagaggaagaggcggAAAGCAGAGAAGGCCCAGGAAAGAGCTGAATTCAAAGCACGGAAGGAAGCTGAGATGAAGGAAAAG aagaaaacaaagaaagatAAAAAGAAAGGCGCAACACCAGGAGACTCAACAAGTGCAGTTGGTGACAACAGCGCTATGGCCATGGCTACAATAGATACAGGCATATCTGAGAACCCAAGGGAAGCTGAAGTTTCTCAACAGACAGTCCATAAGAGGATATCTAGACCAGCAGCGGCAATTAAGCAGCTGAACAGGGTACAGCCCATGCCAGCGCCCCTTCGTAACAGGGGCAAAAGGAAGATGCGGCAATACATTCTGTTTGCTGCGGCCGTGCTATCGGTGCTCGCATTATTTGTGGCAGGCAACTACATTCCCAGATTGAGCTCATTGAAGTCACTTCACTTCTAA
- the LOC133901833 gene encoding 3-hydroxy-3-methylglutaryl-coenzyme A reductase 3-like produces MAVEVHRRVPPPQVAGGAPRRRTAGGEGERVRVRVQAGDALPLPIRHTNLIFSALFAASLVYLMRRWREKIRSSTPLHVVGLAEILAICGLVASLIYLLSFFGIAFVQSVVSNSDDEEDFLIDSRARSTQAPPAPAPCALLGNPAAAPEKMPEEDEEIVAAVVAGKIPSYVLETRLGDCRRAAGIRREALRRITGREINGLPLDGFDYASILGQCCELPVGYVQLPVGVAGPLLLDGRRFYVPMATTEGCLVASTNRGCKAIAESGGAFSVVLRDGMTRAPVVRFPSARRAAELKGFLEDPANFDTLAVVFNRSSRFGRLQGVKCAMAGRNLYMRFTCSTGDAMGMNMVSKGVQNVLDYLQDDFPDMDVISISGNFCSDKKSAAVNWIEGRGKSVVCEAIIKEEVVKKVLKTNVQALVELNVIKNLAGSAVAGALGGFNAHASNIVTAIFIATGQDPAQNVESSQCITMLEAVNEGKDLHISVTMPSIEVGTVGGGTQLASQSACLDLLGVKGANRESPGSNARLLASVVAGAVLAAELSLISAQAAGHLVQSHMKYNRSSKDMSKAAS; encoded by the exons ATGGCTGTGGAGGTCCACCGCCGGGTTCCGCCGCCGCAGGTGGCCGGGGGGGCGCCGCGGCGCCGGACGGCCGGTGGTGAGGGGGAGCGGGTGCGGGTGCGGGTGCAGGCCGGGGACGCGCTGCCGCTGCCGATCCGGCACACGAACCTCATCTTCTCCGCGCTGTTCGCGGCGTCTCTGGTGTACCTGATGCGGCGGTGGCGGGAGAAGATCCGCTCCTCCACGCCGCTCCACGTGGTCGGGCTCGCCGAGATCCTCGCCATCTGCGGCCTCGTCGCGTCCCTCATCTACCTCCTCAGCTTCTTCGGCATCGCCTTCGTGCAGTCCGTCGTCTCCAacagcgacgacgaggaggactTCCTCATCGACTCCCGGGCCCGCAGCACACAGGCGCCGCCCGCACCGGCACCGTGCGCGCTGCTGGGGaaccccgccgccgcgccggaaAAAAtgccggaggaggacgaggagatcGTGGCCGCGGTGGTGGCCGGGAAGATCCCGTCGTACGTGCTGGAGACCAGGCTGGGCGACTGCCGCCGGGCCGCCGGGATCCGGCGGGAGGCGCTGCGGCGGATCACGGGGAGGGAGATAAACGGGCTCCCGCTCGACGGGTTCGACTACGCGTCTATCCTCGGGCAGTGCTGCGAGCTGCCGGTGGGGTACGTGCAGCTGCCGGTGGGCGTCGCGGGGCCGCTCCTGCTCGACGGGCGCCGGTTCTACGTGCCAATGGCGACCACCGAGGGCTGCCTCGTCGCCAGCACGAACCGCGGATGCAAGGCCATTGCCGAGTCCGGCGGCGCCTTCAGCGTCGTGCTCCGGGACGGGATGACGCGAGCCCCGGTCGTCCGATTCCCGTCTGCCCGCCGCGCCGCTGAGCTCAAGGGCTTCTTGGAGGACCCCGCCAACTTCGACACCCTAGCCGTGGTGTTTAACAG GTCGAGCAGATTTGGGAGGCTGCAGGGAGTGAAATGCGCGATGGCAGGGAGGAACTTGTACATGAGATTCACCTGCAGCACGGGGGATGCCATGGGGATGAACATGGTTTCCAAGGGCGTTCAAAACGTGCTGGATTACCTCCAGGATGACTTCCCTGATATGGATGTCATCAGCATATCAG GTAACTTCTGTTCTGACAAGAAGTCAGCTGCTGTAAACTGGATTGAGGGGCGTGGAAAATCTGTGGTTTGTGAGGCAATAATCAAAGAGGAAGTTGTGAAAAAGGTTCTCAAGACTAACGTTCAGGCACTCGTAGAACTGAATGTGATCAAGAACCTTGCTGGCTCAGCTGTTGCTGGAGCTCTTGGGGGTTTTAATGCCCATGCAAGCAACATTGTGACAGCCATCTTCATTGCCACTGGTCAGGACCCTGCACAGAATGTGGAGAGCTCCCAGTGCATCACAATGTTGGAAGCTGTAAATGAGGGCAAAGACCTTCACATCTCTGTTACTATGCCATCTATTGAG GTTGGCACAGTTGGGGGTGGCACTCAGCTGGCCTCACAGTCTGCTTGCTTGGACCTACTTGGCGTCAAAGGCGCAAACAGGGAATCCCCGGGATCGAACGCGAGGCTCCTGGCCTCTGTGGTTGCTGGTGCGGTCCTTGCTGCGGAGCTGTCCTTGATCTCTGCCCAGGCCGCTGGGCATCTGGTCCAGAGCCACATGAAATACAACAGATCCAGCAAAGATATGTCCAAGGCTGCCTCTTGA